A single Deltaproteobacteria bacterium DNA region contains:
- a CDS encoding peptidase S8, with the protein MPGELLLMTDDDAEDEDVQDIFSAHGASLIRSMPQIGVHHIAVPPETIEAVANSLGHNPRIKFVEKNFLAEPVLVPNDPGYASQWHLPRISAPGAWDISQGSSSVSIAVIDSGVDPGHPDLAAKLIPGYNFLGGNTDTHDVYGHGTAVAGTAAALTDDGIGVAALAWNNTIMPLVVLNSSNIATYADIASAINYAADHGAKIINLSLGGTSSSSTLQSAVDYAWSKGAVIVAAAGNNSSSANFYPASLVHVMAVAATDGNDNPASFSNFGSWIAVAAPGTAIYTTNNGGGYGTWQGTSFSTPQVSALAALIFSRNGALSNQQVVDLIKNNADDLGAAGFDPYYGYGRINAYRALAATPAPAAADTTPPTVQLTSAVYDGTRWLTANASASDSQSGVAKVDLYIDNILKATLSAAPWTFKVNVKSLAKRTHNVQAKAYDGTGNSALSNILTFSK; encoded by the coding sequence ATGCCAGGCGAATTGCTGCTGATGACGGATGACGACGCCGAAGATGAGGATGTTCAAGATATTTTTAGCGCCCACGGCGCGAGTCTAATAAGGTCGATGCCGCAAATTGGCGTCCATCATATCGCCGTCCCGCCCGAAACGATCGAGGCCGTGGCGAATTCATTGGGACACAATCCGCGAATCAAGTTCGTGGAAAAAAACTTTCTCGCCGAACCGGTTCTGGTTCCCAACGATCCTGGTTATGCGAGTCAATGGCACTTGCCGCGAATCTCGGCGCCTGGCGCCTGGGATATTTCCCAGGGTTCTAGTTCAGTGAGCATTGCGGTCATCGATTCTGGCGTCGACCCTGGACATCCTGATTTGGCCGCCAAGCTGATCCCCGGTTACAATTTTTTAGGCGGCAATACCGATACCCATGACGTTTACGGCCACGGCACCGCCGTGGCTGGAACGGCCGCGGCCCTGACCGACGACGGCATCGGCGTAGCGGCCCTCGCTTGGAATAATACGATCATGCCGCTGGTGGTTCTCAATTCATCCAATATCGCCACCTACGCGGATATCGCGTCGGCGATTAATTATGCCGCCGACCACGGCGCCAAAATCATTAACCTGAGCCTCGGCGGCACGAGCAGCTCTTCAACACTGCAAAGCGCCGTCGACTACGCGTGGAGTAAAGGCGCCGTGATCGTCGCCGCCGCGGGTAATAACTCTAGCAGCGCCAACTTTTATCCAGCTTCTCTGGTGCACGTGATGGCAGTGGCGGCAACCGATGGCAACGACAATCCCGCCAGCTTTAGTAATTTTGGCAGTTGGATCGCAGTGGCTGCGCCCGGTACGGCTATTTATACGACCAATAACGGCGGCGGTTATGGCACCTGGCAGGGAACATCGTTCTCGACTCCGCAAGTGTCGGCGTTGGCGGCATTAATTTTCTCACGCAACGGCGCCTTATCGAACCAACAAGTCGTCGACCTCATCAAAAACAACGCCGACGACCTCGGCGCGGCGGGCTTCGATCCATATTATGGTTATGGCAGGATCAACGCGTATCGCGCGCTAGCCGCGACACCGGCACCCGCCGCGGCCGATACCACACCGCCCACGGTGCAGCTCACCAGCGCCGTATACGACGGCACCCGCTGGCTCACCGCAAATGCATCTGCTTCCGACAGCCAAAGCGGCGTCGCCAAAGTGGATCTGTACATCGACAACATACTCAAAGCGACCCTGAGCGCAGCTCCGTGGACTTTTAAAGTGAATGTGAAATCGTTAGCGAAAAGAACCCACAACGTGCAGGCGAAAGCCTACGACGGCACCGGCAATTCTGCGCTGTCGAATATTTTAACCTTCAGCAAATAG
- a CDS encoding SH3 domain-containing protein, translating into MKRIIKFAVKIFLLAIVALGISAGTPFSQATKGSYTTTADAPLRSGPGSNYDTITTLPKGIQVNVVGKEGYWLKVESKHGGKPGYIDEQFAARDVAGKNTQSKASASTVAGPYRTLGEVDLRQGPGTKFPTVTRLPADIKVNVVHAEGDWLRVESKKGGKPGYVDKRDVERWQDR; encoded by the coding sequence ATGAAACGAATCATTAAATTCGCAGTGAAAATTTTCTTGTTAGCGATCGTTGCGCTGGGCATTTCCGCGGGCACACCTTTCTCCCAAGCGACGAAAGGCAGCTACACCACCACAGCGGACGCGCCGCTAAGAAGCGGCCCGGGATCGAACTACGACACGATCACGACGTTGCCCAAAGGCATTCAGGTCAACGTCGTCGGCAAAGAAGGCTACTGGCTCAAGGTCGAATCGAAACATGGCGGCAAGCCCGGCTACATTGACGAACAGTTCGCCGCACGAGACGTGGCCGGCAAGAACACGCAATCGAAAGCGTCCGCCAGCACGGTTGCCGGACCCTATCGCACCCTCGGCGAAGTCGATCTGCGACAAGGTCCAGGAACCAAATTCCCAACGGTGACGCGCCTCCCCGCCGACATCAAAGTCAACGTCGTGCACGCCGAAGGCGACTGGCTCAGAGTGGAATCGAAAAAAGGCGGCAAGCCCGGCTACGTCGACAAGCGCGACGTCGAGCGCTGGCAAGATAGGTAA
- a CDS encoding DUF1318 domain-containing protein, producing MLKRILFITAFFVSACVTVNIYFPAAAVERAADQIVKETWGGPNDGAKTVPKPQSFNTFSSMRLATLRFVGEAHAQEADINVSNPAIRAIKDSIKERSNAIKPFMDRGNVGLAQDGMLTVHSADGLNLKERAETKQLVDAENRDRESLYAEIAKANNISKDSVSRVKTIFARSWLDQARPGWWIQDAQGNWKKK from the coding sequence ATGTTGAAGCGAATACTTTTTATCACCGCATTTTTCGTCAGTGCCTGCGTGACCGTCAACATTTACTTTCCCGCCGCCGCCGTCGAGCGCGCCGCCGACCAGATCGTTAAAGAAACCTGGGGCGGACCGAACGATGGCGCGAAGACAGTGCCCAAGCCGCAGAGCTTCAATACATTTTCATCCATGCGCCTGGCAACTTTACGCTTCGTCGGCGAAGCCCACGCCCAAGAAGCGGATATCAATGTCTCGAATCCCGCGATTCGCGCCATTAAGGATTCGATCAAAGAGCGCAGCAACGCGATCAAGCCGTTCATGGACCGCGGCAATGTCGGCTTGGCCCAGGACGGCATGCTGACGGTCCACAGCGCGGATGGGTTAAATCTCAAAGAGCGCGCCGAAACCAAACAGTTGGTCGACGCCGAGAACCGCGACCGCGAAAGCCTGTACGCGGAAATCGCCAAAGCCAACAATATTTCGAAGGACAGCGTATCGAGGGTCAAAACCATCTTCGCCAGAAGTTGGCTCGACCAAGCGCGCCCCGGCTGGTGGATTCAAGACGCCCAGGGAAACTGGAAAAAGAAGTAA
- a CDS encoding ABC transporter substrate-binding protein, whose translation MRKMRLLLLAIIAAPLLVSPATAQQLIRVGYSGTGVAKNLHKTIDRAGIWKKRGLDVRFIYFTSGATMAQAMVGGDLEIADSDVPAMLNAVSAGVLDGKLVSVYINRFPFAFVVRNDVKTADDLRGKQIAISRFGSSSDVTTRMLLRQFNLDPDKDVRIVQAAGTTRVPAMIAGQLHATLLGTYDVPTITESGCCRVLVDMLDLPIDYARFGQVVPTALLKTKRELLLKFVEGLIEGIYVSWQRQYVMLTATRLCQGGRMTTLTMKD comes from the coding sequence ATGCGAAAAATGAGACTACTTCTCCTCGCCATTATAGCCGCGCCGCTTCTGGTATCGCCCGCGACGGCCCAGCAGCTTATCCGCGTCGGCTACAGCGGCACCGGTGTCGCCAAAAATCTGCACAAGACCATCGACCGCGCCGGCATCTGGAAGAAGCGCGGCCTCGATGTCAGGTTTATCTATTTCACCAGCGGCGCCACCATGGCCCAAGCCATGGTCGGCGGCGACCTTGAGATCGCCGACTCCGACGTGCCGGCGATGTTGAACGCCGTGTCCGCCGGCGTTCTCGACGGCAAACTGGTCAGCGTTTACATCAACCGATTTCCCTTCGCTTTCGTGGTGCGCAACGATGTCAAAACCGCCGACGACTTGAGAGGCAAACAAATCGCCATCAGCCGCTTCGGCTCGTCGTCCGATGTGACCACGCGCATGCTGCTGCGCCAATTCAATCTCGATCCCGATAAAGACGTGCGCATCGTCCAAGCCGCCGGCACCACCCGCGTGCCGGCGATGATCGCCGGCCAACTCCACGCCACGCTGCTCGGCACCTACGACGTGCCGACCATCACCGAGTCCGGCTGTTGCCGCGTGCTGGTCGATATGTTGGATCTGCCCATCGACTACGCGCGTTTCGGCCAGGTGGTGCCCACCGCGCTGCTCAAAACTAAGCGCGAGCTCTTGCTAAAATTTGTCGAAGGGCTGATTGAAGGAATTTACGTGTCGTGGCAACGTCAATATGTCATGTTAACAGCAACGCGATTATGTCAGGGTGGAAGGATGACAACCCTGACAATGAAAGACTAG
- the proC gene encoding pyrroline-5-carboxylate reductase: MLTEKIGVIGAGKIGSAIARGVIRAGLVAKENVIASDVSDALRQAAAQELGIKTTVNNGELADFADIIILAVKPQIVDAVAREIAKKLGTAKLLVSVAAGVPLSRIEAGLLPGARVVRVMPNIPCVVGAGAAGFAGGAHANATDLENVGAILNSFGVGMAVEEKYLDAVTGLSGSGPAYVFLFMEALADGGVQMGLARDVALKLAMQTVYGAAKMALESNKHLSELKDEVTSPGGTTIAGLYAMEQKGFHGTVMDAVVSATKRSQELGKG; this comes from the coding sequence ATGTTAACGGAAAAAATCGGTGTCATCGGCGCGGGGAAAATCGGTTCGGCGATCGCTCGCGGCGTGATTCGCGCCGGCTTGGTTGCCAAGGAAAATGTTATCGCCAGCGATGTCAGCGACGCGCTACGCCAAGCCGCCGCCCAGGAGCTTGGCATTAAGACCACGGTGAACAATGGTGAGCTCGCCGATTTCGCCGACATCATTATTCTTGCTGTCAAACCGCAGATCGTCGACGCGGTGGCGCGGGAGATCGCCAAGAAGCTGGGCACGGCGAAACTATTAGTTTCAGTCGCCGCCGGCGTGCCGCTGTCGCGCATCGAGGCGGGTTTATTGCCGGGCGCGCGCGTCGTGCGCGTGATGCCGAACATTCCCTGCGTGGTCGGCGCCGGCGCCGCGGGTTTTGCCGGCGGCGCCCACGCGAATGCTACCGATCTCGAAAACGTCGGCGCGATTCTCAACAGCTTCGGCGTCGGCATGGCGGTGGAAGAAAAGTATTTAGACGCCGTCACCGGCCTCAGCGGCAGCGGCCCGGCTTACGTTTTTCTCTTCATGGAAGCCCTCGCCGACGGCGGCGTGCAAATGGGTCTCGCCCGCGATGTCGCCCTCAAGCTCGCCATGCAGACGGTCTACGGCGCCGCGAAAATGGCGCTCGAAAGCAACAAACATCTCAGCGAACTAAAAGACGAGGTTACCTCACCCGGCGGCACCACCATCGCCGGTCTCTACGCCATGGAGCAAAAAGGTTTTCACGGCACGGTGATGGACGCGGTGGTGAGCGCGACGAAACGGTCGCAGGAGTTGGGGAAGGGGTAG